TCCACGCCGACGACGTCGCCGACGCGGTGTGCCGCGCGCTGCTGCGTCCCGTGCGAGGCGCGTTCAACCTGGCGGCCGAACCCCCGCTCGACAGCCGGGGCCTGGCGTCCACCTTGGGCAAACGCACGGTCCGGGTGCCGAGGGCGGTGGCACGAATCGGGCTCGCGGGAGCCTGGCACGCCCGCGCCGTGCCCGTCGACCCCGGCCTGTTCGACACCGTGACCCGGTTGCCGCTGATGGACACCGGGCGCGCGCGGGACCAGCTCGGCTGGACGCCGAACGTCACCGCCTGGGAAGCGGTCGGTGAGCTGCTCGCCGGACTGCACGGTGGTGGTGGCCATCCGACCCCGCCACTGCATCCCGATTGACGCACTGGTGCGAATGGTGCGGCAGCGTGGTGAGCGTGCGGAGCCCGTCGCGCAGCCGGGTGTGCACCTCCAGCATGGACACGCCCAGTTCACCGGCGAGTTCCTCGACCGTCCGCCCCTGCCAGAGCACCGCGCGCAGCACATCGCGCTGGCCACCGGGCAGCGTGTGGTACTCGTCGAGCAGCACCGCGTCGACCACCGCCTGCTCCAGCACCGCACTGTCCACACGCGACTCGAGTGCCACGCGCAACGCCGCCACCACGTCGTCGCGCTCACTGCGGGACAGCTGGGGCGAACGCGGCAGAAGGCCCTCGCGGCGCAACTGGCGGCAGATCCGGACCGAGTCCCGCCTGGTCAGGCCGATGCCCACGGTGACCCGGCAGACCAGTTCGGCCAGCCGATCGGCTTCCGGGCCGGCCGCGGCCCCTGGCCACCGGAACACCGCGCTCCACTTCAGCGGTGCCCGCACTGTCGTACCGAACATCGTTCACGCTCCGACCGCAGCTCCTGCGCCGACGGGGCAACGGGTACCCCCGGAGTGGCCCCGCTGAACCACCCCGCGGCCCGTTTACCCGCGATCCGGCCGGGTAACCGGCCGGAGTCGACCGGA
The genomic region above belongs to Amycolatopsis sp. YIM 10 and contains:
- a CDS encoding sigma factor-like helix-turn-helix DNA-binding protein; the encoded protein is MFGTTVRAPLKWSAVFRWPGAAAGPEADRLAELVCRVTVGIGLTRRDSVRICRQLRREGLLPRSPQLSRSERDDVVAALRVALESRVDSAVLEQAVVDAVLLDEYHTLPGGQRDVLRAVLWQGRTVEELAGELGVSMLEVHTRLRDGLRTLTTLPHHSHQCVNRDAVAGSDGHHHRAVRRAAHRPLPRR